From the genome of Altererythrobacter sp. BO-6:
GCGGAAATGAGCGACGAAGCGACCATCGACAAGTTGAAGGCGGTTGCGCATCCGTTGCGGCTGCAGATCCTCGAGGTTTTGCGCGCGGGCGAATTCAATGTCGGCGATATCGAGCAGGCATCGGGTATCGGCCAGCCCGCGCTGTCGCAACAGCTCGGCGTATTGCGGAAGGCAGGCCTTGTAGAAACCCGCAAGGAAGCAAAGCTGGTCTTTTATCGCCGGGTCGAACCGCAGCTTGATGCGCTTGCCAGCCTGATCGGATCGGGGCGGGAGCGAAAGCCGGCGCTGCAGCCCGCGGCCCGGACTCCTGCACCAGGCGTGGCCAATTTCGCGCGAATCTCCTGAATTTCGCTACCTGGCGCGGCGAAAAGCAAAATGGCGGAGACGGAGGTGACAAGAGTTTTCGCATAATGACCTGATCGATAAACCCATTCTCAGGCTTATGGTCTTCTGCCCCCTCAATTGCCCCACAAGAACGAATCTGGTTGCTCAAGCCAAGTCAGCGCGACGACTTGGAGTGTTGGGACAATCTCAGGTAAGCGAGGAGCGCGCCCGCTCTTGGTCGCCCGCCATATTCCTTGCGCCAGCGATAATAGCTCTGCTCCGAGATCCCCATCGATCGGCTGATTTCGCCAACGTTCTCTCCTTGCGACAGCCGAACCTCGGCCTATCGCAGCATCCCGATAATCTGTTCTGGCGTATATCTTTTCCGTGCCATTCAGCAGCTCCTTTCAAGCCGTAAATAGCCGGTTCTCTAACTCTCAAAACGGACCACTTTCTTGGGGGCAGGTCAGTGCGACTGCAGCCTTGAATTCGCTATAACAAATTAAATGCATAATGAAGCGCAATTGCCATGGATTTGCCACCTGGGCCGGGGATGCCCGGAGAAAGACATTTGATCCCAAGTGTGCCCGATCGATGGTCAAGTGCGGGCTATGGGCTTGTGCGACTACTGTATTGTAGGCAAAATCTTTCGGATCAGAGCTCGATTCGAACGCGCTGCGTCAAAGGAGATTGGGCAATGCCCGAAGTTACGATCTATCTGGCCGCTGGCCGTACCCCAGAACAGAAAAAGGGTCTGCTGCGGGATGTCACGTCGGCTGTCGTCGCGAATACCGGCGTGGTGCCTGACCTTGTGACGGTCCAGATCATCGAGACATCGCCCGAGTTCAAGTCGAAGGGCGGCATCCCTTATAGCGAGCGTGCTCCGGCCCTGACCGTCCGCGATCCCGGCTAAATGCCGCTTGCCCAAGGAGTTGTCCCGAGGGCCAGCCATGTGCCGGGTAGATGAAGCGCGCGTGTTGCAGCGCGCAGATCATGAGGGATAGGCAATGCTGGATTGACGTCATTTTCTTGGCGCAGTTGCCGCGAGTGGCGGTGCCTTGCTGGCAAATCCTGCCCCGGCCACCTCACCCGCGACAGGCGGCACGGCCGCTGGTGCCGGTGCGCCGCCGCCGCCGGCATCTGACGCCATCGTGGCGGTCGCCGATTACATGCTGGGCCTGCGCTACGAGGCCATCTCGAGTGCCGTCCTGCAGGTTACCCGAACTGAACTGTTCGGTGCGGTCAGTGTCGGTCTGGGCGGCAGGAACGAAGACGGCATGCGCCAACTGCGCGAGCTGGCCTCTGAACTGGGGGGCAAGGGTGAGGCGGTAATATGGGGCTCGCCCCTGAGGGTGCCCGCCCATGATGCCGTGCGCATCAACGCCGCGATGGTTCACTCGCTTGAGTTCGACGATACGTTCGGGTGCGGTTTCCTTCACCCCTCGGCCATCACGTTCCCGGCGGCCTTTGCTGTCGACGACATGGTGGGCGGGATCAGCGGCCGCGAGTTCCTGGCCGCGTCGACGGCGGCGATCGACGTCGCCTGCCGTCTGTCAATTGCATCGCAGCCCGGCGTGGATGGATTTACCGCGGGTTGGCACAACACGACTATGATCGGCTATCTGTCGACGGCCCTCCTGGCCGCGCGGTTGATGAAGCTCAGCGACGAGCAGACGATCAATGCCGTCGGCATTGCCTATCACCAGGCGGCCGGGAATTCGCAGTCCCATATTGACAGTGCGCTGACCAAGCGGCTGGGCCCGGGCTTTGCCTCGTCCGCCGGGGTCCTTGCGGCACGACTCGCGGCGAAGGGCGTTTCCGGCCCGGCCGGGGTGCTCGAGGGGAAGAAGGGTTGGTGGCAGCAGTACCACAAGGGCAACTATTCCCGCGCCCTCATGTTCGACGGGCTCGGCAGGGACTTTCCCGCTATGGAGATGCCTTCTATACCGACTTTCATGGCCATACGGTTGCCAAGGGCAATGCCCCGGTTTCCGCCACGAGCTACCGGGAAGGCATGGGGGCCCGCGATGGCGGATCATTTTCGGCGGCCTTCAAGGGCATGCACGGCTGGTATTTCCAGAACCAGTCCGATGAGCCGGTAAACGTTAAGCTGCGCGCGACAGGCTATTTCAGCGTGGTTCCCGCGGGCGAGCCCGGCAACGAGGCCGGGCTGGAGGCGCGGGTCTCGGGCTGAACGGCCCTGCCCGCGCGTGCCGGCGGGCCTCAATCCCGTTGCAGGCTGCTTCCGGCGATCTGCTCGAGCGCGGTTACGATGCCGGAATGGTCCAGGCCGCCATTACCCGCGCCGCGCGCGATGTTGAGCAGCTGCTGGCAGAAGGCCGTCTGCGGCAGGGGCATGCCCAACCGGTTGCCGCCGTCGAGCGCGAGGGCGAGGTCCTTGTGGTGCAGGTCGATGCGGAATCCGGGGGCAAATGTGCGCTCAATCATGCGCTGACCGTGGACCTCCAGCACCCGCGAACTGGCGAAGCCGCCGAGCAGCGCCTCGCGCACGCGAGCCGGGTCCGCGCCGGCCTTGCGGGCGAACAGCAGGGCCTCGCCCACGGCGGCAATGTTCAGCGCGACGATGATCTGGTTGGCGACCTTGGTGGTCTGCCCGTCGCCAACGGGGCCGACATGGGTGATATTCTTGCCAATGGCCTCGAACAGGGGCCGTGCGCGCGCGAAGTCCGCCTCGCTGCCGCCGACCATGATCGTCAGGCTGGCGGCCTTGGCCCCGACCTCGCCGCCCGAAACCGGGGCATCGAGATAGCCTGCGCCGGCCTCGGCCACGCGCGCGGCGAAGTCCTTGGTGGCGATCGGCGAGATCGAGCTCATGTCGATAACCAGCTTCCCCGCGCCAAGCCCCTCGACCACGCCGCGCGAGGCGAACAGCACTTCTTCGACCTGCGGCGTATCGGGCACGATCATGATTACCACCTCGGACAGGGCAGCCACTTCGGCGGCATCGGCGCAGAGTCTGGCGCCGGCCCCAGCCAGTTCCTCGGCAGCGCCGCTGGAGGCAAGGACGAACAGTTCGTGTCCGGCGGCCAGCAGGTTTAGGGCCATGGGGCGGCCCATGATGCCAAGGCCGATGAATCCAGTCTTCATGGTGATCGTCTCCGTTTCTTGAGGTCAGGTGTCAGACCGTTTGTCCGAAGAAAATACGCGCCGCATTCCCTCCGAGGATCGCTTCGCGCGCAGCAGAATCCAGCGGGGCTACCCGCTCGCCCAGTTCCACGTTCCACATGCGCCCGGCCTTGGCCCCAAGGGCGACGATCGTCCCAACGATCTGGTGGCCCATTGCGATCGGCACCCGGCGCGGCGACCGGTAGTGCTCCGGCTCGGCCCCGCCGACGCCGCAGGCCTCGATCCGCAGCAGGCCCTCGGTCTCGCCGATGGGCGGGATCGGGAATTCGAGGACCTCGGTGGCCTCGGGTGCGGTCTTGACGGCGATGCGACAGGTCTGCGACACGGGAATTATCATCGGATGTGGCCTTGCGCTGTCTGGATGTGGTAGTTGAAATCGGCATCGCGCTCGACCAGCAGGTCGGCGATGGCCGGAAGGGCGGAGGCGAGCGCCAGGGTGTAACGTTCGTAGTGCTCGACGAAGCGACGCACATTGGCGGGGCTCATCGCCTTGGCGCCGGGGCCGCGGGCGGCGCGCAGTCCTTCTTCCTGTCTGATGCGCGAGGCGATCACGCTTTCCATGTCAGGCTGGCGGATGCCGACGAGGCCGTCGAGCATCTTCCACAAGGTGGCGTAGCCCCGCTTCAATTCTTCGCGGGACCAGGCGAGCCATTCACCCTGTGGATCGCATTCCCTCTCGAGCGCGTTGAGCGGACCCTGCCATGGCGGCAGCCGGTCTGCGGTGATGCCGATGCACCAGCCTTCGATGACGATAAAGCCCGGGCGGCCTCTGAACTCGGCCCATTTCTCGCGCGGCAGGCGGTCATCCGCGAGCTTGTCAAAGCGGGGGATCGCGATGATCTCGTCATCGCCGGCTCCGAGCAGGCGCGAGAGGCATTCGTCGAGCAGGGCGACGTCATGGGTTCCGGGGACGCCGCGGGTCGCGCAGAGCGGGTGGATTGTGGCGGCCAGGGCCTGACGCTCGGCCCGCGTCCGGTAGAAATCGTCGAGCGAGAGGACGACCACCGGGCGTGTGCCCCATTCGGCCATGGCCAGCGCGATCAGTTCGCAAAGGGTGGACTTGCCCGAGCCCTGCGCGCCGCAAATGCCGAGCAACGGCGGGAAGCCATGGCGGGGCTCCCCGCTGTCCACCAGATCGAGGCAGGCCAGGGACAGGGCGCAGGATGATTCATTCGCGGGCACGCGACCTTGCGCTTGGGAGAGCAGTTGCGCTGGCTCGGGATTATTGACTAAAAGCATTGAATACCATCTCTGTCAGGATCATGACCTGCCCCATTAGGGTGGTCCACCGGTTAAGTTAGAGTCCCGGCGGTTGTGGTCACCCTGCTGGGCGGCCTGAAGCGTAGCGTAGGGATCTGGCGTTCTGGGTATCGCGCTTCATGATGATCAGGTCTCGGTCCGGGACGCCATGATCGATCGAACCGAAGGCAAGGCGAGCCAGAAAAGCAATGCACTGAGCGGTAGTATCACGAGCGAACACAGCATCAGTGACTGTCCGACCGCCTGGCCGCCGCCCAGTGCTTCGGTGACAGCCGCCACTAGCAGCGGGGCGGCCCCAAGTGCCAGAACGCCATTGATCGCGACGACGACCGATGCTGCCTTGCCGCGCATCTCTGCAGGCATAACGATCGGCAAGATCGTCAAAGGAAGGCTGAGGTATCCCGAGACAATAAGGAAATAGACCCCGACTAGGGCCAACGCGTGGCCTGGGTCCGAAACCGTAAAGATCGCAATGGCGACGGGCGTTGCGATCAGCGTGGTTGCCGCAACATAACGCAGATGTGCATCTGTGACACCCCGCGAGAACCAATGATCGACCAGTTTGCCATGCAAGGGAAGCCCGATGACCGTCCCAACTGTAATTGCCAGCCCCAGCGATGGACCGATCTGGGCGGTGGAGAGACCGTGTACGCGCTCAAAGAAAGTCGGCATCCAAGCTTGGAGGCCCACGGCAACGATACCCACCAGCACCAGACCAAGATGATGCGGCACGACAAACCGCCAATTGGCCATTACCACCCGTGCGTAATCGGCGTAGCCCACTTTCGGGACTGCCCGGCGCTGACTGATGCGGGGGTCTCGGATGGTAAAGGCAAGGAAGGCCACAAGAAGGCCGGGTGCCCCGACGATCAGAAAGATCGCCTGCCAGCCTCGTAAAGTCACCAGCCCAAGAAGGTTATAAGTTGCGCCCGGTGTAATGAGGAGGGTCAACGCCCCACCGATCGCGAGGGAAACTCCTGCCCCGATCTTGATGCCTGTTGAATAGACCGCCATCGGAAGTGCCAGCCGTTTGGGCGGGAAGAAGTCGGACAGGAGCGATTGTGATCCCGGACCCAGCACGGCTTCGCCGGTGCCGATCGTGGCTCGTGCCGCAAAAAACGACCAGAAATTCTGCGCCATGCCGCAGGCCATGGTGCCGATGCTCCAGACTGTTACCCCCGCCCAGATCACGAAGGGGCGGCTATATCGGTCAAGAGCCCAGCCGATCGGCAAAGCGCCAAGGCAGAAGAACAGGCCGAAGGCGAGCCCCATCAGTGCTCCCATCTGGATTTCGCTGAAACCCAGATCGGCCTGAATCGGTATGACCAGCAGCGAAAGCAGATTGCGGTCGAGCACCGACAGGGTCATCAAGGTCGTGAGAATCCCGACGGTGAACCAGCCCTGCCATTCAGGCGGGTAAACAAACTCTGGAGCGCCGAATGGAGACTGGTCCGCAGTGGGGTGCGAGATCCGCTCCACGCTTATTTCGGTGCCATACGGATCGCACCGTCGAGGCGGATGCTTTGGCCATTGAAATAGGTGTTGCGATTGAGCTCTGTCACGAGGCTGCCGAATTCTTCGGGTTTGCCAAGGCGCTTGGGGAAAGGAACTGCAGCGCCCAGGGCATCGATGACGTTCTGCGGCATGTTGCTGACCAGCGGCGTTGCGAAAATTCCCGGCATGATCGAATTGCAGCGTATGCCGAGGTCCATCAGGTCTCGGGCGATCGGCAGAACCAGTCCGTTCACGCCGGCCTTGGCCGAGCCGTAGATGACCTGACCGATCTGCGCGTCCTGGGCGGCGACCGAAGCGGTCAGGGTAATGCAGCCCCGTTCGCCATCCTCGAGCGGCTCGAGCTCGCTCATGCCAAGCGCCGAGAGCGATGCCATGCGGTAAGACGCGACGAGGATGCCCTGGACCCCGAATTCATAGTCTTCGGTGGACGTCCGCTTGAACTTACCGGTTTCCTTGTCGAAAGCCAGAGTCTTGCCGCGCCGTGATGCCATTGCACAATGGACCAGGATGCGTTCCTGGCCATGCGCCGCACGTGCGTTGGCGAATCCTGCGACCGCGTTTTCCTCGCTCATGATATTGACGTTGCAGAAGATGCCACCGATCGCCTTGGCAACCGCCTCGCCGCGTTCCTCGTTGATGTCGAAGATGGCAACCTTCACGCCTTGGGCTGCAAGCGCTTCGGCCGCTGCCTGCCCAAGCCCCGAGGCCCCGCCGGTGACGACTGCGGAGATCGAATTGTTTAGCTTCATGGTTCTTGTCTGCCTTCCTTGTTTCTGTCCGAATCTCGATTGGGCGGGCCGGCGCTTCAGACGATTGTCGTCTGACCCTTGCCCCAGTAGCTGTCGCGTAGGAGCCGCTTGTAAAGCTTGCCGTTCGGGTGGCGGGGGAGCTCCTCCATGAAATCCAGCCGGCGCGGCGTCTTGACGTGCGAGAGGTTCGCCCGGGCATAGGCGAGCAGTTCGTCCCGCAAAGTGGGCCCTGCGTCGTTCCAGTCCTGCGGCTGGATCACGGCAGCCACTTCCTCGCCCATGTCTTCGTTCGGTGCGCCGACAACGGCTGCATCGGCAACCTTGGGGTGCATGATCAGGAGGTTTTCGATCTCCTGGGGGTAGATGTTGACCCCGCCCGAAATGATCATGAAGCTCCTGCGGTCAGTAAGGTAGAGGTAGCCTTCCTCGTCCACCCAACCCACATCACCCAATGTGGTCCAGCCATATTTGTTGCTGTTCTCGGCCACCTTCTCAGGGGCGTTGTGGTAGCTCAGCGGCGGTCCATCGGAGAAGTGGACAACCCCTTCGCTGCGCGGCGGCAGCGGCTCCCCATCTTCGTCGCAGATCTGGATCTTGCCGACTATCGCCCGGCCAACCGAACCCTTGTGCCCCAGCCATTCTTCGGAAGTGAGATGGCAGAATCCGATGCCTTCGGAGCCGGAGTAGTATTCGTGGATGATCGGTCCGAACCATTCGATCATCTGCTCCTTGACGGGAACCGGGCATGGCGCGGCGGCATGAATGACAGACACCAAGCTTGAGATATCGTATTTCTCGGCTGTTCCGGGGGGAAGCTTGAGCATCCGCACGAAATGGGTCGGCACGAATTGGGCGACTTCGATCTGGTAGCGTTCGATCAGTTGTAGGACATGCTGGGGATCGAACTTCTCCATCACGATTACCGTGCCGCCCAGGCGGTGAATTCCAAGTGCCCATCCAAGGGGTGCAGCGTGGTAGAGCGGAGCCGGTGAAAGGTAGGTGCACGCTTCGCCTATAGCGAAAGGCCCCTGCATAAGGTGATCGAGGAAAGTCTTGTCGAGGATCGAGCCGCCTGTCAGTGGGCGCTTGATTCCCTTGGGCTTTCCGGTCGTTCCGGAGGAATAGAGGATCGATCCGCCAGCGGTCCCGTCGGGCACGGCGATTGTCGGAAACACATCCCGCGCTTTTTCCCAACTGGTATAAGGAGCGCTGCCCGCACCGGTCATGAACAGCTTGACATCACCGGGCAAGACACCGGGCAGCTCGTCTGCAGCAGCACCGATGCCGGGTGAAACTACCAAGGCCCGAGCACCGCAATCCCGCACGATGTAGTTAATTTCCCCCGCCGAGAGCTTGGACGAGATGCAGGCATAATAGAGACCTGAACGCTGCGCGCCCCAGACGACCTCGAAGAAGCGAGGGTTGTTGTCCATGCACACGGCAACCACGTCACCGGTCTTGAGTCCAAACGACTGCAGTAGATGCGCGGCCTGGTTCGAGCGCTCATCAAGGTCGCGATACGTGACCACCTCGCCAGAGGTTGCCATGACATACGCGGCTCTATCCGGGTGAGACTTGGCGTAGACAGACGGATGCATTGAACCTCCGAAGGTGAAACGGTCTTTCAGCTGGCGCAGCTTCAGGTGCCGATCCATGAATGATGACGACCTGCTGCCAGCCAGCAATCAACGATAGCAGGCAGTGTCGAGTTGGGCATCGCAACGGGAAACCCTTCACTATTTCTCAAGCGCCGCGCAGCCTCAGTCCCGCCATCTTTGATATGAAACTAACGGGTAAGTTTTTCTTGTCAAGTGCAGGTCGTTGTGGGAATGCGCAGACGATTTGAGCGAACGAGATTGGAGGGCGCAAATGCAATCAGTGACTTCAACGCGTGATGGCGAAGTTCTGATCCTCACGGTCGACAACCCGCCCGTTAACGCTTTGAGCTGGCATGTCCGCAACGGGATCGGCGAAGAGATTGGTAAGGCGGTAACGGACGAGAGCGTCAAGGCGATCGTGCTGATCTGCGCTGGCCGCACCTTCATTGCCGGCGCCGACATATCGGAAATGGGCAACCCCAATATTCCGAGCGGCCTCACCTTTCTCGAAGTGTTCGACACCTTCGAATATGCGGCGAAGCCGATCGT
Proteins encoded in this window:
- a CDS encoding metalloregulator ArsR/SmtB family transcription factor; translated protein: MSDEATIDKLKAVAHPLRLQILEVLRAGEFNVGDIEQASGIGQPALSQQLGVLRKAGLVETRKEAKLVFYRRVEPQLDALASLIGSGRERKPALQPAARTPAPGVANFARIS
- a CDS encoding tautomerase family protein, which translates into the protein MPEVTIYLAAGRTPEQKKGLLRDVTSAVVANTGVVPDLVTVQIIETSPEFKSKGGIPYSERAPALTVRDPG
- a CDS encoding MmgE/PrpD family protein, yielding MLANPAPATSPATGGTAAGAGAPPPPASDAIVAVADYMLGLRYEAISSAVLQVTRTELFGAVSVGLGGRNEDGMRQLRELASELGGKGEAVIWGSPLRVPAHDAVRINAAMVHSLEFDDTFGCGFLHPSAITFPAAFAVDDMVGGISGREFLAASTAAIDVACRLSIASQPGVDGFTAGWHNTTMIGYLSTALLAARLMKLSDEQTINAVGIAYHQAAGNSQSHIDSALTKRLGPGFASSAGVLAARLAAKGVSGPAGVLEGKKGWWQQYHKGNYSRALMFDGLGRDFPAMEMPSIPTFMAIRLPRAMPRFPPRATGKAWGPAMADHFRRPSRACTAGISRTSPMSR
- a CDS encoding 2-hydroxy-3-oxopropionate reductase; this encodes MKTGFIGLGIMGRPMALNLLAAGHELFVLASSGAAEELAGAGARLCADAAEVAALSEVVIMIVPDTPQVEEVLFASRGVVEGLGAGKLVIDMSSISPIATKDFAARVAEAGAGYLDAPVSGGEVGAKAASLTIMVGGSEADFARARPLFEAIGKNITHVGPVGDGQTTKVANQIIVALNIAAVGEALLFARKAGADPARVREALLGGFASSRVLEVHGQRMIERTFAPGFRIDLHHKDLALALDGGNRLGMPLPQTAFCQQLLNIARGAGNGGLDHSGIVTALEQIAGSSLQRD
- a CDS encoding alcohol dehydrogenase catalytic domain-containing protein — its product is MIIPVSQTCRIAVKTAPEATEVLEFPIPPIGETEGLLRIEACGVGGAEPEHYRSPRRVPIAMGHQIVGTIVALGAKAGRMWNVELGERVAPLDSAAREAILGGNAARIFFGQTV
- a CDS encoding kinase, translating into MLLVNNPEPAQLLSQAQGRVPANESSCALSLACLDLVDSGEPRHGFPPLLGICGAQGSGKSTLCELIALAMAEWGTRPVVVLSLDDFYRTRAERQALAATIHPLCATRGVPGTHDVALLDECLSRLLGAGDDEIIAIPRFDKLADDRLPREKWAEFRGRPGFIVIEGWCIGITADRLPPWQGPLNALERECDPQGEWLAWSREELKRGYATLWKMLDGLVGIRQPDMESVIASRIRQEEGLRAARGPGAKAMSPANVRRFVEHYERYTLALASALPAIADLLVERDADFNYHIQTAQGHIR
- a CDS encoding MFS transporter, with amino-acid sequence MERISHPTADQSPFGAPEFVYPPEWQGWFTVGILTTLMTLSVLDRNLLSLLVIPIQADLGFSEIQMGALMGLAFGLFFCLGALPIGWALDRYSRPFVIWAGVTVWSIGTMACGMAQNFWSFFAARATIGTGEAVLGPGSQSLLSDFFPPKRLALPMAVYSTGIKIGAGVSLAIGGALTLLITPGATYNLLGLVTLRGWQAIFLIVGAPGLLVAFLAFTIRDPRISQRRAVPKVGYADYARVVMANWRFVVPHHLGLVLVGIVAVGLQAWMPTFFERVHGLSTAQIGPSLGLAITVGTVIGLPLHGKLVDHWFSRGVTDAHLRYVAATTLIATPVAIAIFTVSDPGHALALVGVYFLIVSGYLSLPLTILPIVMPAEMRGKAASVVVAINGVLALGAAPLLVAAVTEALGGGQAVGQSLMLCSLVILPLSALLFWLALPSVRSIMASRTET
- a CDS encoding SDR family oxidoreductase → MKLNNSISAVVTGGASGLGQAAAEALAAQGVKVAIFDINEERGEAVAKAIGGIFCNVNIMSEENAVAGFANARAAHGQERILVHCAMASRRGKTLAFDKETGKFKRTSTEDYEFGVQGILVASYRMASLSALGMSELEPLEDGERGCITLTASVAAQDAQIGQVIYGSAKAGVNGLVLPIARDLMDLGIRCNSIMPGIFATPLVSNMPQNVIDALGAAVPFPKRLGKPEEFGSLVTELNRNTYFNGQSIRLDGAIRMAPK
- a CDS encoding acyl-CoA synthetase, whose protein sequence is MDRHLKLRQLKDRFTFGGSMHPSVYAKSHPDRAAYVMATSGEVVTYRDLDERSNQAAHLLQSFGLKTGDVVAVCMDNNPRFFEVVWGAQRSGLYYACISSKLSAGEINYIVRDCGARALVVSPGIGAAADELPGVLPGDVKLFMTGAGSAPYTSWEKARDVFPTIAVPDGTAGGSILYSSGTTGKPKGIKRPLTGGSILDKTFLDHLMQGPFAIGEACTYLSPAPLYHAAPLGWALGIHRLGGTVIVMEKFDPQHVLQLIERYQIEVAQFVPTHFVRMLKLPPGTAEKYDISSLVSVIHAAAPCPVPVKEQMIEWFGPIIHEYYSGSEGIGFCHLTSEEWLGHKGSVGRAIVGKIQICDEDGEPLPPRSEGVVHFSDGPPLSYHNAPEKVAENSNKYGWTTLGDVGWVDEEGYLYLTDRRSFMIISGGVNIYPQEIENLLIMHPKVADAAVVGAPNEDMGEEVAAVIQPQDWNDAGPTLRDELLAYARANLSHVKTPRRLDFMEELPRHPNGKLYKRLLRDSYWGKGQTTIV